The Leptospira terpstrae serovar Hualin str. LT 11-33 = ATCC 700639 nucleotide sequence AACCCGCAAGACCTGCGGGTTTTTTCATTTATAGGCATAAGTTCCGAGAAAAATTAGGCAATTGCCCTTGTAAAACCCCTTCGACTCATCGAAAATCCCGATTTTTTATCAGAATTGAGTCTTTCCAAACCAATAAATTGGAAATGGTCCTTCTTATTGATCGAATCAAAGAGTGATTTCATCAGCGATTCAATGTTAGGATGGATCACATTTTTATAACTTTTGCGTGAATGGTCCTTACTCCAGATTTCTAAATGGTCTGATTCAGGCATCTTTAGGATGAGTGAGGGGAGATCGTATCGTTTCATGAGAACATTGCATACATCTTCAAAACCATATTCAGTAATGGAGTTAAAATCAAAAAAAACAAGTAAGTAGAGGATATTGGTAGGTTCTAAGCGGCCATTTTCATCAGAAATTTTTTGAACCCCATCCAAAACTACATAACGCAGATTTTTTGTTTGGATCCAAAGTTTTTGATCTTCATGACGTTTGAGGTTCACTTCTTCCGAAAACCGTTTTTGAAATACAGTAGAGAGGAAAAATCCGGTGGAATCTTGTCTTTCTTCGAGAATGCGCTCTAAGGAAAACGGTTCAAACTCTAAATTGAAGTACTTTGTATACGTCTCTGCCATATCATATAGAGTAACGGTCAGATTTTAGAGTTTGAATCGGATTTTTTTTGAAAAATAAAATCTAGAATTCTAACATTCTTCGTTCGCTGTCGTGAAAGAAACTATATCCTTCCTTTTTCCAGGTCTCCCAAAACTGAAAGGAACCTTCTCGCATAAAACAAATTCGTTCTTCTGTTGCAATCGGCGTTAAGAAAAGAAAATTTGCACGTTTTCCGTTCTCTGTGAGGAGTCCATGAAGATTTGGTAGAGTTTCTTTGGAACCCTGCTCTATTTCCTCTGTGACGTTACGTAGAACGAACCAGTTGAAGTCTAGATAGAGTTGGTCGGGATCTTTTCTTGGATTTTGTATTGTATGCGAATGTCCAAACCAAATTCCTGTGTTCCAAGGGAACTTTACCATCTCTCCAAGAACATGTTGGATCCATTTTTCCGATTTATCTTCTGTATCTTTCAAAAGTTGAATCGCAAAGACAAGTTCGATACGAGAAAAGTTTTCATAATCTTTGTGGTAGAGTTCTATAGAAGGTTGATTTTGTACACTCATCCCAATTGTAGAAAAGATTTTGATACCAGGAAATTCTTTTGGTAAAAATGATGCGATCCCTAGCGAAGGATACTTTCCACCATCTGCTGACCAATAAGTTTGGTGTTTACCAAGTTTTGATTCTAAAAAATCCAATCGAAGTTGTTGTGCTTTTTTCCAATGATCTTTTTCGGCAACGGCTTCC carries:
- a CDS encoding suppressor of fused domain protein yields the protein MNPSTPKVLYQEANPYGSFTAFLEDDGRTIYLYLQSHNNPEWPMKTLWVRNLIDAPDSRVEEDFDLGLAPVLTKSEITDPKAQSSLIEEQIHFIWSEEGDAVALFVEEELQAYLPSWSGIKGVHGYAKFAKEEAPTASPLGDPENGVIAERVRTNRKFWEAVAEKDHWKKAQQLRLDFLESKLGKHQTYWSADGGKYPSLGIASFLPKEFPGIKIFSTIGMSVQNQPSIELYHKDYENFSRIELVFAIQLLKDTEDKSEKWIQHVLGEMVKFPWNTGIWFGHSHTIQNPRKDPDQLYLDFNWFVLRNVTEEIEQGSKETLPNLHGLLTENGKRANFLFLTPIATEERICFMREGSFQFWETWKKEGYSFFHDSERRMLEF